Below is a genomic region from Sphingomonas sp. KR3-1.
TGGGCATGCGCCGGGGCGGCAATCGCCAGCGCAGCCATGATCGCCGTGGACGACAGGATGACATTCCGGGAAACCATGCTCGCAAACCCCCATTCGCGCGGCACAGGTCGCCGCGGCCTTCGAGGCTGAGAGGCTTTGGACGGAAAGTTCCGCCATTCCGGTTATAAATTTTAAGGCTGTCGGGTTCCGCGGCTGAGCAGCACGATATCGCCGCGCTGCTCGATTTCCGCATCGAACAGCCGCGCCGACGCACGCGCAAAGCCCAGCGGATCGCTGGCCGAGAACAGCCCGGCCACCGGCTCGTTCGCGAGATCGGCATCGCGGATCTCGATGCGCGTCTTGCTGTAGCGGGCGAACTCCGCCGCGGCCTGGCCGAGCGTCTCGCCCTCGAACGCGATCTTGCCCTCGCGCCAGGCGAGCTCGCGCGTGACGAGATCGGGCGCGATCGACTGGGGCGCCGGCAGCCGGTCCGCCGCCAGGCGCGGCGGCAGCACGAGCCGGGAGCTCGCCGGGATCACCAGCGGCGCGGGCAGACCGGCCGCGCCCAGCGTCAGGTTCCCCTGGTCCACCAATATGTCGACCGGCTTTCCCTCGAGCTTGCGCACCCGGAACAGCGCACGCTCGGCGCGCAGCCGCGTGCCCGTCACCTCGACGACGAAGGGCCGGATCGCATCGCGCAGGATCGTGAAGAACGCCTCGCCATAGAGCAGCTCTACCCGGCGTTCCCGTGCGCCATAGTCGATCTTCACGCTGGTCTGGGTGTTAAGCATCACGGTCGAGCCGTCCTCGAGCGTGACCAGCCGTACTTCGCCGAGACCGGTGGTGATCGCCGCGGCCGGCAGGCTGAACCCGATAGCGGCGATCGACGCGGCCACTGCCCCGCCGGTGCCAACCATCGTCAGCAGCTTGCGCCGCGAGATCTTGCGCGGTGCCGGCTCGGGCATGGTGGCGAACTTTGCGGGGTCGAAATTGGGCCCGAGCGCGCGCGCGGATTCGCTCAGCATCGACAGCGCATCGGCGCGCAACAGCGCCCCGCGCCGCCGCGGATCGCCGTTCAGCCAGGCCTCGAACGCCTGGTTTTCCTCTGCCGACAACGCCCCTCGATCGAGCCTGGCGATCCAGTCGGCAGCATGATCGTCAATGGATCGACTGGTTTCGCGCTCGGCCGTCAAAAGTGGCAACCTCCATTTCCCTGACCCTAGAGGCTTTTGCCAAAGCTTTTCCGCCATGGCCAAACCAATCGACAAGGAAACGAAGCCCGTTCGAGATGTGCTTTTCGACCGTGTTCTCCGAAATCGCCATGCGCTGGGAGATGTCGCGCTGCGACAATCCCTCGACACGGCGGAGGATAAACGCCTCCTGTGTCTTCGCCGGCATCGCGCCGATCGCCTGCGCCAGCCGGGTCAGCTCGTCGCGGTCGATCGCGATCTGCTCGGGCGAAGGGCTGTCGTCGCCCAGCTCGAGCAGCGATAGATCCTCGACCGTGTGGATCGAGACGACCCGCGCCCGGCGCAGATGCCGGGTGATCACCGAGCGGGCGACCTGGAAGAGGTAGGCGCGCGGATTGCGGATCCCTACCACGCTCTCCAGGTCGTGCAGGATCGCATAGGATTCCTGGATGATGTCGTCGACGTCGAGCCCGAGCGGCTGGCGGCGCGCGAGCCAGCTGCGCAGCGCCGGCTCATGCGGCAGCACGTTGCGGAGAAACCACCGCGTTCGTTCCCGATCGATCGCGCGCATCAGCTATCCCTGAACGGAGCAAGCCAGTCCTGAGACGCTGCGGCCATGCCTTCGGCCCGGGCCGCTCGCAGCGAGTCTCGCTCCCGTTAGGCGGCAAATGTGACAGTCTTTGTTTCGCCCGCGGCACGCGGACGGTCAGGCGCTCCAGGCAGCGATGTCGTCCTGCTGCCCGATCAGCGCGAGCCCGTGCGCGATCGAGGTGAGCTCGCCGCCGGTGGCGATCCGCTCGGTCCCGAAACGCTCGGCGAACAGCCGGCGCACACGCGGAGTGAGCGAGGTGCCGCCGGTGAGGAAGACGCGGTCGATCGCCGCCGCCGGCGTGCCGGCCTGGTCGAGCGCGCGATCGACCGCCGCCTCGATCCGCGCCATGTCCGGCGCGATCCATTGCTCGAACTCGGCGCGCGTCACGTCCGCCTCGATCGCCAGCGCCCCGCCGGCGAAATGGAAGTGCGCCGACTCCTCGGCGGAAAGCGCGCGCTTGAGCGCGCCGACCGCATGATAGAGCTGATAGCCGAGCTCGCCTTCGATCACGGCGATCATCCGCTCGATCGCCTCGGGATCGAGCGCGGCACGCTTGAGCTTGTCGAGTTCGGCCAGGGTCTTGCGGTTGCGCATCAGCGCGAGGCGGGACCAGTCGGAGAAATCGGTGAACCAGCCGCCGGGAATGTCGAGGATCTTGTCGAACGAGCGATAGCTGCCGCCCTTGCCGAGCATTGGCAGGACGAGATGCTCGACGATGCGCTGGTCGAACCGGTCGCCGGCGATTCCGACGCCGGCATGGGCGAGCGGCGTGCAGCGCTGCGCCGCGCCGGGCGCCTCGATCCGCACCAACGAGAAGTCGCTGGTGCCCCCGCCGAAATCGGCGACCAGGACCGTCGCCGGCTCCTCGATTCGCGACGCATAGCTGAACGCGGCGCCGAGCGGCTCGTAGACATAATGAATCTCGGCACCGAAGCCGGCGAACATCGCATCGTAGCGCTGGCGGGCGAGCGCCTCGTCGGGGCGGCTGCCGGCATATTCCACCGGGCGGCCGACCACCACGCGGCGGGCGTTGCCGTCCAGCGCACCGCCCGCGCCCTCGGCCATCAGCGTCAGGAAGCGCCGGCCGATCTCCTCGAAGCGGAAGCGCCGTTCGAAGACGATGGCATGCTCGAAGCTGGCGCTCGCCGCGACCGACTTGAACGATTGCAGGAAACGGCTGCCCTCGGGGAATTCGAGATATTCGGCGATCGCCCAGGGGCCGGCGGCGGCGGCCAGGTCGCGCTCGTCCTGCCAGAAGCAGAGCGCGGAGCGAAACACCGGATCGGGTCTTTCGGGCCCGGCGAGCTCGACGAGCGCAGCGCCGCCCTCGCCGGCAAGCGCCGCGACCGAATTGGTGGTGCCGAAATCGAAGCCGAGGGCGGAATGCGCGGTCATGGTCGGGCGCCTCTACCTTCGTCGCGGCGCATTTCCCACCCTGCACGGATTCTGCACGGCTTCTCCTCGCGCTTCGCCGCGCCGGCTGGACGGGCAGCGACCATCGCCGCTTCCGAACCTTCGGGAGATCCGCATGCCCCGCCGCACGATGCGCTTCAGTTTCCTCGCCGAGATCCTCGCCGCGATCGCGCTGGTCGCCGCTGCCGACCGGCTGTTCCTCGGCATCGCCATCGGCTCGTGGATCGGCGGACTGGCGTTGGGCTGGGCGCTGGTGCTGCTGCTCGCCCGCCCGGCGCTGCGGCAGCGCGCAAGCCTGGCCTCGATCGGCGTCGCCTGCGGTTTCGCAGGCGTGCTGGGCTATGATCCGAGCCTGCTCGGATGGGCGCTGTTCTGGTGCGCCCTCTCGATCGCCACACTGATGCCGCGGATCGGCCGGTTCGACGATGCGTGGCGCTGGGCACTGCGCCTGGCCACGCATGCGCTGACCGGACCGCTAACGCCGGTGCTGGACCTTCGCCGCCTCTTCCGCGCCCGGCCGCGCCGCGGCCGGCCCAGCCTGCCGGGGCTCGCGGCGCTGCTCGGCGTGCCGCTGGCGATGACCGCGCTGTTCCTCGCGCTGTTCGCCAGCGCCAACCCGCTGATCGCCAACGCGCTGGCGCAGATCCGGCTGCCCTCGCCCGGCCAGGCGATCTTCTGGATCTTCGTGATGCTCGTCGTCTGGCCCAGCCTGCGACCCAGCCAATGGGCGACGCGCGCCGCGACGTGGGTGCCGCAGACCGACAAGGGCGTGCCGAACCTGCCAGCCGCCACGCTGCTGCTCTCGCTCCTCCTGTTCAACGCCGTGTTCGCGCTCCAGAACGGGCTCGACCTCGCCTTTCTGTGGAGCGGCGCGGCGCTGCCCCGCGGCGTCACGCTCGCCGATTATGCGCACCGCGGCGCCTATCCGCTGATCGCCACTGCCCTGCTCGCCGGCCTGTTCGTACTCGTCGCGCTCAGGCCAGGCTCGGTGAGCGCCGCCAACCCGGCGATCCGCCGGCTGGTGGTGCTGTGGGTGGCGCAGAACCTGCTGCTCGTCGCCTCCTCGATCCTGCGCACGCTCGACTATATCGACGCCTATTCGCTCACCGCGCTGCGCATCGCCGCGCTCGCCTGGATGGCCTTGGTCGCGGCCGGGCTCGCGCTGATCTGCTGGCGGATGCTGACGAACCGGAGCGCCGCCTGGCTGATCAACGCCAATGCGCTGCTCGCCACGCTGCTGCTCGCCACCGCCGCCCTGGTCGACCTCGACGCCAGCGCCGCCGCTTGGAATGTGCGTCATGCCCGCGAGGTGGGCGGGCGCGGCGTGGCGCTCGACATCTGTTATCTCTCGCGGAGCGGATCCGCCGCGCTCGCGTCGCTGATCGAGTTGGAACGCCGCCCGCTTGCCCCCGCCTTCCGCGACCGGGTGCGCTACGTCCGCGATTTCGCGTTCCAGCGGCTCGCCGCCGACCAGGCCGATTGGCACAGCTGGACCTGGCGCGGCGCGCAGCGGCTGGCGGTGGCGCGCCGGCTGCTCGGGGCCCATCCGCCGATGCCCGCCTCGCTGCCGCCCAGGGCGTTTCGCGACTGCGATGGCACGATCATCGTCGAACCCGCGCCCATCGCCGCGCCGACACCGCCCCCGGTCGCCGCCCCGGCAACCCCGAATCCCGTCGCCAATGCCATTGCCGACACCACT
It encodes:
- a CDS encoding FecR domain-containing protein; protein product: MPLLTAERETSRSIDDHAADWIARLDRGALSAEENQAFEAWLNGDPRRRGALLRADALSMLSESARALGPNFDPAKFATMPEPAPRKISRRKLLTMVGTGGAVAASIAAIGFSLPAAAITTGLGEVRLVTLEDGSTVMLNTQTSVKIDYGARERRVELLYGEAFFTILRDAIRPFVVEVTGTRLRAERALFRVRKLEGKPVDILVDQGNLTLGAAGLPAPLVIPASSRLVLPPRLAADRLPAPQSIAPDLVTRELAWREGKIAFEGETLGQAAAEFARYSKTRIEIRDADLANEPVAGLFSASDPLGFARASARLFDAEIEQRGDIVLLSRGTRQP
- a CDS encoding RNA polymerase sigma factor, with translation MRAIDRERTRWFLRNVLPHEPALRSWLARRQPLGLDVDDIIQESYAILHDLESVVGIRNPRAYLFQVARSVITRHLRRARVVSIHTVEDLSLLELGDDSPSPEQIAIDRDELTRLAQAIGAMPAKTQEAFILRRVEGLSQRDISQRMAISENTVEKHISNGLRFLVDWFGHGGKALAKASRVREMEVATFDGRARNQSIH
- a CDS encoding Hsp70 family protein yields the protein MTAHSALGFDFGTTNSVAALAGEGGAALVELAGPERPDPVFRSALCFWQDERDLAAAAGPWAIAEYLEFPEGSRFLQSFKSVAASASFEHAIVFERRFRFEEIGRRFLTLMAEGAGGALDGNARRVVVGRPVEYAGSRPDEALARQRYDAMFAGFGAEIHYVYEPLGAAFSYASRIEEPATVLVADFGGGTSDFSLVRIEAPGAAQRCTPLAHAGVGIAGDRFDQRIVEHLVLPMLGKGGSYRSFDKILDIPGGWFTDFSDWSRLALMRNRKTLAELDKLKRAALDPEAIERMIAVIEGELGYQLYHAVGALKRALSAEESAHFHFAGGALAIEADVTRAEFEQWIAPDMARIEAAVDRALDQAGTPAAAIDRVFLTGGTSLTPRVRRLFAERFGTERIATGGELTSIAHGLALIGQQDDIAAWSA
- a CDS encoding DUF4173 domain-containing protein — encoded protein: MPRRTMRFSFLAEILAAIALVAAADRLFLGIAIGSWIGGLALGWALVLLLARPALRQRASLASIGVACGFAGVLGYDPSLLGWALFWCALSIATLMPRIGRFDDAWRWALRLATHALTGPLTPVLDLRRLFRARPRRGRPSLPGLAALLGVPLAMTALFLALFASANPLIANALAQIRLPSPGQAIFWIFVMLVVWPSLRPSQWATRAATWVPQTDKGVPNLPAATLLLSLLLFNAVFALQNGLDLAFLWSGAALPRGVTLADYAHRGAYPLIATALLAGLFVLVALRPGSVSAANPAIRRLVVLWVAQNLLLVASSILRTLDYIDAYSLTALRIAALAWMALVAAGLALICWRMLTNRSAAWLINANALLATLLLATAALVDLDASAAAWNVRHAREVGGRGVALDICYLSRSGSAALASLIELERRPLAPAFRDRVRYVRDFAFQRLAADQADWHSWTWRGAQRLAVARRLLGAHPPMPASLPPRAFRDCDGTIIVEPAPIAAPTPPPVAAPATPNPVANAIADTTPPLTGTPAR